The following are from one region of the Corylus avellana chromosome ca1, CavTom2PMs-1.0 genome:
- the LOC132167115 gene encoding uncharacterized protein LOC132167115 produces the protein MASLIISSSVSLTRSQPSIPTRAFFKPPHVSKPPAIRFLGDPSRRRTRGLTAVTRAGPSTSYYIFAFALPFSLLAITIFASIRVADKLDRDYFQELEINQAIREANEDEDDEEEGEEDKEDINISFKKEPALQRTRNRPKRAA, from the exons ATGGCGAGCCTCATCATCTCCAGCTCAGTCTCACTCACACGCTCTCAACCTTCCATACCCACACGTGCTTTCTTCAAACCTCCGCACGTGTCAAAACCTCCTGCAATTCGCTTTCTCGGCGACCCATCTCGACGGAGAACCAGAGGTTTGACGGCGGTGACGCGTGCGGGTCCCAGCACGAGCTACTACATCTTCGCTTTTGCGCTCCCATTCTCTCTTTTGGCTATCACTATCTTCGCCTCCATCAGAGTCGCTGATAAGCTCGACAGAGACTATTTTCAGGAG CTtgaaattaatcaagcaatCAGAGAAGCTAATGAGGATGAAGACGACGAGGAGGAAGGGGAAGAGGATAAGGAGGATATTAACATTTCCTTCAAAAAGGAACCTGCCCTTCAACGCACTCGAAACCGGCCCAAAAGGGCAGCCTAG